From a region of the Nitrospira sp. genome:
- a CDS encoding AI-2E family transporter: MTRQQIFSIVFFALLALLLYQIGLMLKPFLFSALWAGLLAHWAFPLHLRLTKLFGGKDALSAGILTFGALGIVVVPLVVMGVMLVREASLEEQEIRSWVSAGGLQRLPDQVAAIPFIGSWLKSAMSGTGTHPLSLEQSVMTGVKELSQFLVGGMGGLLKNTFALVMNFFIMLLVLFFLFKDGRQWLAALYDLIPMEESHKSKILTRLDQTIRAVVKGILVTAIVQGLLAGMAYLALDVPFPMGLTALTIVVAPIPFGGTGLVWGPLVIYLFWIGATGKAFALLVWGIGVVSMVDQFLRPWLIGQDVQIPVLPLVLSVLGGLALYGLLGLFAGPILISLLMTAVQIYREEYHLKPPAASASTLTPS; the protein is encoded by the coding sequence ATGACTCGACAACAAATCTTTTCCATCGTGTTTTTTGCCCTCCTGGCTCTGCTCCTCTACCAAATTGGGCTGATGCTCAAGCCGTTCTTGTTCTCGGCTTTGTGGGCTGGTCTGTTGGCCCATTGGGCATTTCCTCTCCATCTCCGGTTAACAAAACTGTTCGGCGGTAAGGACGCACTCTCTGCCGGCATACTGACATTCGGGGCGTTGGGGATTGTGGTTGTTCCCTTGGTTGTGATGGGAGTGATGTTGGTACGTGAAGCCAGCCTAGAGGAACAGGAGATCCGATCATGGGTTTCTGCCGGCGGGCTTCAACGATTGCCGGATCAAGTGGCGGCGATTCCCTTCATCGGCAGTTGGTTGAAGTCAGCCATGTCCGGTACCGGTACGCATCCGCTTTCCTTGGAACAATCGGTAATGACCGGGGTGAAGGAACTCAGTCAATTTCTCGTCGGTGGAATGGGGGGTCTGCTGAAGAACACCTTCGCTCTCGTGATGAATTTCTTCATCATGTTGTTGGTGCTGTTCTTCCTTTTCAAGGATGGCCGGCAGTGGCTCGCTGCCTTATACGATCTGATTCCGATGGAAGAATCACACAAGTCAAAAATCTTGACTCGGTTAGATCAAACGATTCGGGCGGTGGTGAAAGGGATACTGGTCACGGCGATCGTTCAGGGCCTCCTGGCGGGTATGGCCTACTTGGCGCTCGATGTACCGTTTCCGATGGGACTCACGGCTTTGACGATCGTCGTGGCGCCGATCCCATTTGGTGGGACCGGGCTGGTATGGGGCCCCCTCGTAATCTACCTGTTCTGGATAGGTGCGACCGGTAAAGCGTTTGCCCTGCTGGTGTGGGGAATCGGCGTCGTCTCAATGGTCGATCAATTTCTTCGGCCCTGGTTGATCGGCCAAGATGTGCAGATTCCCGTCCTGCCGCTCGTGCTGAGCGTGTTGGGTGGGTTGGCGCTCTATGGATTGCTCGGCCTCTTCGCCGGTCCGATCCTCATCAGTTTGTTGATGACTGCCGTACAGATCTATCGAGAGGAGTATCACCTTAAACCACCGGCCGCTTCTGCAAGCACACTCACGCCTTCGTAA
- a CDS encoding polymer-forming cytoskeletal protein, translating to MKKTAYADDGNMTLLAKGVELKGEIKVDGTVRIDGRLEGDVHTKGEVIVGEDGVVRGAIHADSLISSGRIKATVTATGKIQLLKTAILIGEVHCPMMLMEEGAKFQGVSDMGVTGWPEETPRLPSNVRDMSAHRGKAVALIGREADL from the coding sequence ATGAAAAAGACCGCCTATGCAGACGATGGCAATATGACGCTGTTGGCGAAAGGTGTCGAACTGAAAGGTGAAATCAAAGTCGACGGTACCGTGCGAATTGATGGGCGACTCGAAGGCGATGTGCACACGAAGGGAGAAGTCATTGTTGGTGAGGATGGGGTTGTGAGGGGGGCCATTCACGCCGATTCACTGATCAGCAGTGGACGGATCAAGGCCACGGTCACGGCAACCGGGAAAATCCAACTGCTCAAAACCGCTATTCTGATCGGCGAGGTCCATTGCCCGATGATGCTGATGGAAGAAGGAGCCAAATTTCAGGGGGTCAGCGATATGGGGGTCACAGGCTGGCCCGAAGAAACCCCTCGATTACCAAGCAATGTTCGCGACATGAGCGCGCATCGTGGGAAAGCGGTGGCGCTGATCGGAAGGGAAGCTGATCTGTAA
- a CDS encoding PBP1A family penicillin-binding protein: MSAQTSPRLAPLARRLVIPCLIVFGVMFALVGGYGVFLSTSLSLPKSDEHPPLLIYGAPFFLTPGLHPVDSGLVDHLQRLEYKPVAAAPRVAGEYFVTKDSIEIFLHAQEENRLPSRSVRLILMDGIVTEVLSMSDGQPVSLISLEPVLISGMRSGSRQVREWIPLDRVPPTLIKTLLIIEDRRFFSHFGVDPIAIGRALWINISRGLVAQGGSTLTQQLAKNLYYSPKRTIGRKLREVMAAMALEFKYRKEEILESYVNEIYLGQAGPVSIYGVAEAAHRYFSKNVDELSIDEMALIVGLIKGPNIYSPVKDIELATKRRNLVLRRLWEEGILSEDVVAQAMNRPVKVMLNQDVLTDAPYFVDHLLREIEQGIGTEIPDGSRIYSTLDPRAQRIAAHVLQEGLTKLEKNYPSLAEAEPPLQGAAVVLDVKTGHVLAMVGGRNYRLSQFNRAVQAHRSAGSLFKPFVYLAGFEAARGQGATGLTPATLLMDEPLTLESDTGSWSPQNYDRQYRGQVTVRTALEQSLNIPAVRTAHRTGMTALTNLLHAFGITTPLADNLSLALGSSSVSLLQITSAYAGLANGGVVIHPVALSNMVREGRETIWSPPLDRRQAATPQGAFLITSLLKGVMDRGTGAKARALGVWGPVAGKTGTTDGYRDAWFIGYTPDLAIGVWVGFDDERPIKLTGAQAALPIWSELAARLIPQDSPDFEMPVGVVRRRIDPKSGQLVTSQCPEKTFEFFIAGTEPTDYCEVHGGGFWQRLKQTLGLPQ; this comes from the coding sequence ATGTCGGCTCAAACGTCACCTCGGCTCGCCCCGTTGGCGAGGCGCCTTGTTATTCCCTGCCTTATCGTGTTCGGAGTGATGTTCGCTCTCGTGGGAGGGTATGGCGTCTTCCTGTCAACGAGTTTGTCTCTGCCGAAGAGCGACGAGCATCCGCCGCTGCTGATCTATGGAGCCCCGTTTTTTCTGACGCCGGGACTCCATCCTGTGGATTCGGGGCTGGTCGATCACCTGCAGCGGCTGGAGTACAAGCCGGTTGCTGCAGCACCGCGTGTAGCCGGTGAGTATTTCGTCACAAAGGACTCAATCGAGATCTTTCTGCATGCGCAGGAGGAGAACCGACTCCCTTCGCGATCAGTCCGGTTGATCCTGATGGACGGCATCGTCACTGAGGTGTTGTCAATGTCTGATGGGCAGCCGGTTTCATTGATTTCCCTCGAACCGGTTTTGATCAGCGGGATGCGCTCCGGCTCGAGGCAGGTCCGAGAATGGATTCCTCTGGACCGTGTCCCTCCCACGCTGATCAAGACGCTGTTGATCATCGAAGATCGTCGATTTTTTTCCCATTTCGGAGTTGATCCCATCGCGATCGGTCGAGCGCTTTGGATCAACATCAGTCGCGGCCTCGTTGCGCAGGGAGGTAGTACGCTCACTCAGCAATTGGCTAAGAACCTCTACTATTCTCCGAAGCGAACCATTGGGCGAAAACTCCGGGAAGTGATGGCTGCGATGGCGCTCGAGTTCAAGTACCGAAAAGAAGAAATCCTTGAGAGTTATGTGAACGAGATCTATCTCGGCCAAGCCGGACCGGTTTCGATCTACGGTGTGGCAGAAGCGGCTCATCGCTATTTTAGTAAGAACGTTGATGAATTGTCGATCGATGAGATGGCGCTGATCGTCGGATTGATCAAGGGGCCCAATATCTATTCCCCCGTGAAAGACATTGAGTTGGCAACAAAGCGTCGAAATCTGGTGCTTCGCCGTCTGTGGGAAGAGGGCATCTTGTCGGAGGACGTTGTGGCTCAGGCCATGAATCGGCCGGTGAAGGTCATGTTGAATCAAGATGTCCTGACCGACGCGCCGTACTTTGTCGATCATCTGCTCAGAGAGATCGAGCAGGGGATCGGAACGGAAATCCCGGACGGATCTCGAATTTATTCGACCCTGGATCCCAGGGCTCAGCGAATCGCCGCACATGTGCTACAGGAAGGATTGACGAAACTTGAAAAGAACTATCCGTCGTTGGCCGAAGCCGAGCCTCCCCTTCAGGGGGCGGCGGTCGTGCTGGATGTGAAGACCGGCCACGTGTTGGCAATGGTCGGTGGTCGTAACTATCGGCTGAGCCAATTCAACCGTGCGGTGCAGGCGCATCGGTCGGCAGGGTCTCTGTTTAAGCCTTTTGTCTACCTTGCTGGATTTGAGGCAGCACGCGGCCAAGGTGCGACCGGGCTGACTCCGGCAACATTGTTAATGGATGAGCCTCTGACGTTGGAATCAGACACAGGATCTTGGTCGCCTCAGAATTATGATCGGCAGTATAGAGGTCAGGTGACGGTCCGAACAGCACTCGAGCAATCCTTGAACATTCCCGCCGTTCGGACCGCACACCGAACCGGAATGACTGCGCTCACGAATCTGCTGCACGCGTTCGGAATTACCACGCCGTTGGCCGACAATTTGTCGCTCGCGCTCGGAAGTTCTTCGGTCTCGTTGCTGCAGATCACATCAGCCTACGCGGGGCTCGCCAATGGAGGCGTTGTCATCCATCCCGTGGCACTGTCCAACATGGTACGTGAGGGAAGGGAGACCATTTGGAGTCCACCGCTTGATCGACGCCAAGCGGCCACCCCTCAGGGAGCGTTTCTCATTACGTCGTTGTTGAAAGGGGTGATGGATCGGGGTACGGGGGCCAAGGCCAGGGCGTTAGGGGTGTGGGGTCCCGTGGCTGGTAAGACTGGGACGACCGATGGGTATCGAGACGCCTGGTTCATAGGATATACCCCGGATCTTGCGATCGGTGTGTGGGTCGGTTTTGATGATGAACGGCCGATTAAGTTGACCGGCGCTCAGGCAGCCCTTCCAATATGGAGTGAGTTGGCGGCTCGACTCATCCCACAGGATTCCCCGGATTTTGAGATGCCGGTCGGGGTTGTCCGGAGGAGGATCGATCCCAAAAGCGGACAACTCGTGACGTCGCAATGTCCGGAGAAAACATTCGAGTTCTTCATTGCGGGGACCGAGCCGACGGACTATTGCGAAGTTCACGGAGGCGGGTTCTGGCAGCGGCTCAAGCAGACGTTGGGCTTGCCGCAATGA
- a CDS encoding response regulator — protein MATILIVDDDAPIRGTLRDILEAEGHQIREAADGRIGLMLYREAPADLVITDVLMPERDGMEVTLALTQEFLDARVIAMTGATGDQNFLNVAKLFGARRIIQKPFTSDVIRRVVRFTLNH, from the coding sequence ATGGCCACTATTTTGATCGTCGACGATGATGCACCGATTAGGGGGACATTGCGCGACATCCTTGAAGCAGAGGGTCATCAGATTCGTGAAGCCGCCGACGGCCGGATCGGCCTCATGCTCTATCGCGAAGCACCGGCCGACCTCGTCATCACCGACGTCCTGATGCCGGAGCGCGATGGGATGGAAGTCACCCTTGCGCTGACGCAGGAATTTCTGGATGCCAGAGTCATTGCCATGACGGGTGCTACAGGCGACCAGAATTTTCTGAACGTTGCCAAGCTATTCGGCGCCCGACGTATCATTCAGAAACCCTTCACCTCGGACGTTATTCGTCGAGTCGTGCGTTTCACACTTAATCATTAG